The following are from one region of the Osmia bicornis bicornis chromosome 8, iOsmBic2.1, whole genome shotgun sequence genome:
- the LOC114881144 gene encoding uncharacterized protein LOC114881144 produces MTVKKNRNDFSSSEDEELQNALKEATDHKLFENTSLCKKKSETFKNTYEQKQSKNPAKSLRKNVEEKQNEFSNFGVTPTFQNYVAKKLNEILQNSVDDNNKVEDDVINEKGNDLGIKLLNSSITYIVTEKEVEKSQKRKIETTIDDEENYIKCKEVAVDPEWILSKVETKAWTNKRKEPEFQYKRLKSGILVEKS; encoded by the exons atgactGTGAAAAAAAACAGGAATGATTTTAGTAGTTCTGAAGATGAAGAATTACAAAATGCATTAAAAGAAGCGACAGATCataaattgtttgaaaatacTAGTCTTTGCAAAAAGAAGTCTGAAACTTTTAAAAACACTTATGAGCAAA aacaaaGTAAAAATCCTGCTAAAAGCCTAAGAAAAAATGTGGAGGAGAAACagaatgaattttcaaattttggtGTGACTCcaacatttcaaaattatgttgcaaagaaactgaatgaaataCTACAGAA CTCTGTTGATGACAACAACAAAGTTGAAGATGATGTTATAAATGAGAAAGGAAATGATTTGGGTATTAAATTGCTTAATTCCTCCATTACATATATAGTAACTGAAAAAGAAGTTGAAAAATCTCAGAAAAGGAAAATCGAAACCACCATAGATgatgaagaaaattatataaaatgcaAAGAGGTTGCTGTAGATCCTGAATGGATATTATCAAAAGTAGAAACTAAAGCTTGGAcaaataaacgaaaagaaCCTGAATTCCAATATAAGAGACTGAAGAGTGGTATTTTAGTGGAAAAATCTTAG
- the LOC114881143 gene encoding zinc finger HIT domain-containing protein 2: MNNPGTSATNPDNICKLCNTRPRLYTCPRCEIGYCSTDCYKSEPHLECSESFYKQCIQEELKSQENDPESRKKMLEILKRVHEQDLRNTNFLASDEEEEGEGEELNEQLDSDDEDVPDLGKRLHEVNLDNADEVWSALTDAERQEFEALVKNGEIEKLLPQWIPWWTYHVKRKLVQDIDQQDDEQTKQCPSIVDVPIFNELQKASSKINYNIMNVIYAYAYIANYYNGDYLSCPIEATIVFLDLCNNIKLNTVYETAESAIASIVHNIISCDWLPHDEQTLSAVQKAGNLIMQGPDQKNKYLYIAVALSELYRLFTATKESISKHTNKNENKEFSIKFAQRYNINNVNLSKKVLLLYCKKLEYYLSWTKSCHVKMCT; the protein is encoded by the exons ATGAACAATCCAGGAACAAGTGCAACGAATCCAGATAACATTTGTAAATT GTGTAACACTCGTCCTCGTTTATATACTTGTCCAAGATGTGAAATAGGATATTGTAGTACTGATTGTTATAAATCAGAACCTCATTTAGAATGTTCAGAGAGTTTTTATAAACAGTGTATACAAGAAGAATTAAAATCTCAAGAAAATGATCCAGAAAGTAGAAAGAAAATGCTTGAAATTCTTAAAAGGGTACACGAGCAGGATTTAAGAAACACTAATTTCTTAGCAAgtgatgaagaagaagaaggagaaggagaagagCTAAATGAACAACTGGATTCAGATGAtgaagac GTACCAGATTTAGGAAAAAGACTACATGAAGTAAATTTGGATAATGCGGATGAAGTATGGTCTGCATTAACTGACGCTGAGAGACAAGAATTTGAAGCTTTAGTAAAAAATGGTGAAATCGAGAAATTATTACCTCAGTGGATTCCATGGTGGACATACCATGTTAAAAGGAAACTTGTTCAAGATATAGATCAGCAAGATGATGAACAAACAAAGCAATGTCCTTCCATAGTAGATGTTCcaatatttaatgaattacAG AAAGcttcttcaaaaattaattataacataATGAACGTAATATATGCATATGCATACATAGCAAATTATTATAATGGGGATTATTTAAGTTGTCCAATAGAAGCTACAATTGTCTTTCTTGACCTTTGTAATAACATAAAACTGAATACAGTTTATGAAACAGCAGAATCAGCAATAGCTTCTATTGTTCACAATATCATCAGT TGTGATTGGTTACCACATGATGAACAAACTTTATCGGCCGTTCAAAAAGCTGGGAATTTAATAATGCAAGGACCAGATCAGAAAAACAAATATCTCTATATTGCTGTTGCCCTTTCTGAGTTATACAGATTATTTACAGCAACTAAAGAATCAATATCCAAacatacaaataaaaatgagaacaaagaattttcaataaaatttgcgcaaagatataatataaataatgtaaatttgtCAAAGAAAGTTTTGCTTTTATACTGTAAAAAATTAGAATACTACTTATCATGGACTAAAAGTTGCCATGTAAAGATGTGCACATGA